The sequence tcctgctctggagctgggccctcctcttcctcctgctctggagctgggccctcctcttcctcctgctctggagctgggccctcctctccctcttctggaGCTgggccctcctcttcctcctgctctggagctgggccctcctctccctcttctggaGCCgggccctcctcttcctcctgctctggagccaggccctcctccccctcttctgGAGCTGggccctcctctgtctcctgctctggagccaggccctcctctgtcttctgctcTGGAGCCgggccctcctcttcctcctgctctggagccagccctcctccccctcttctgGAGCTgggccctcctcttcctcctgctctggagccaggccctcctctgtcttctgctcTGGAGCCGggccctcctctccctcttctggaGCCGGGCCCTCCTCAGTCTCCTGCTCTGGAACCAggccctcctccccctcttctgGAGCCGggccctcctctgtctcctgctctggagctgggccctcctctccctcttctggaGCCGggccctcctctgtctcctgctctggagccgggccctcctcttccttctgctctggagccaggccctcctccccctcttctgGAGCTGggccctcctctgtctcctgctctggagccaggccctcctctgtcttctgctcTGGAGCCGggccctcctctgtctcctgctctggagccgggccctcctccccctcttctgGAGCTGGGCCCTCCACTTCCTCCTGCTCTGGAGTCAggccctcctccccctcttctgGAGCTgggccctcctcttcctcctgctctggagccaggccctcctctgtcttctgctcTGGAGCCgggccctcctcttcctcctgctctggagccaggccctcctctgtcttctgctcTGGAGCCGggccctcctctccctcttctggaGCCGGGCCCTCCTCAGTCTCCTGCTCTGGAGCCaggccctcctcttcctcctgctctggagccaggccctcctcttcctcctgctctggagCCGGGCCCTCATCTCCCTCTTCTGGAGCTGGGCCCTCCCCTGTCTCCTGCTCTGAAGCCAGACCTTCCTCTTTGCTCTGTTCTGGACTCAGACCTTCCTCTGTCCCTTGCTCTGGAGTTCTGGAACATGATGGGGCCCCTTCTTGCTCAGAAGCAGAACTTTCTGGATACATGCCTGTGACTTTTCTCTCTGGATCAAGGACGTCTGTGGCCTGGTCTTCAATGCTCCTCATGCATCTGTCCCACGGCTCATCTTCGGAGCCTTTCTGAGAGAGCAGAGAGCAGTTCCCCAGAGAAGATGTGCTGAAGGATGAGAGGCCTGACCTGGGGCCTGACCTCTGTTGGGGCGGGTCTGCCCCTGGGGAAGGGCTCCTGTCTCCAGAAGCCTCACGGGACTGGCCATGTCCCAGGCCAACCTGAGGGCCCCCTTCTTCGTCCCCTCCATATCCTCCTCCTGTCTCTGACCCCTTCTCCCTTGCAGCCTCCCAGGCCTCTGTTGTTCCAGCACCAGCCTCTTGTCCTCCTGCACCCAGGCCACCTCCTCCCAGGGCATGAGCCTCCCCAGTGTCCTCAGCCCCGCAGCCCGCCTCCAGGTCTCCTTCCTCACCGCCCAAGCcctgctcccccctccccagcccctcccaggggTTTCTGCCCACACAGGGCTCTGTTTGCCCCTCCTTCTCCTGAGCACCCGCCTCCTCTTCTGTCCCCCAGGTGTCCCCCTCCTCTGCTCCAGGGCCCTGGCCTGATCCCGGCTCAGGGTCCCCATCAGCTCCCCGGACAGTGCCTGTCCTCGAGGGGTCCCTGTGAAGgggctctgcctccctctccacagcGGTGGCCACCTCCGCTGTCTCCCCGTCAGCACaccctcctttcttcttctgcAGAATGTGTTGCAGGTCGAAGGCCTTTCTGATGGGCGCGCTGGCTGACCCCACAACATCCACTGGGGGTGCAGGAACCATTTTCTTCCTCACGCAGGCCTCGCAGGGACAGAACTCCTCCCCCTTGGCCTCTACCCCAAGTTGGGACCCCAGGGCTCCTCTGAAGACCGGCAGGTCCTCCAGGGAGAAGGAGGGGGGCCCCCGGCCCCGCGTCTGCTCGGAGAAGGGCGAGAGGTTGCGCAGGGCCTGGAGGCGCCGCCTGCGCTGCTCCGTCTGCAGGGACGCCTCCCAGcggagggcttccctgggcgGCCCCGCGCCCGCGCCCCCTGCCCAGCTCTGGACCTTGAGAAGCTCCTTCTCCACGCTGTCCTGGAGCCGCTGGCTCATGTCCCGCTGCAGCTCGGCCACCATCTGATCCAGCAGGGGGTCGCCCTGCAGGCCCCAGCGGGTGCAGAGCTCGGCCGTGGCAGCGGCGAGGTGGTCCATGAAGGTCTTCTCCATCTTCTTCAACAACTTGGACACCCACATAGGGTCAGAGATCAGAGACCCCCTGCGGGCCTTGCAAGTGCCCATCTCACCAGCCCCCTGGGTGAGCTTGTCCAGGGTTTGCCCACAGCCAGTCTCAGCTGCTCCGAGCAACTTCTCCAAAGGGGGCTCAGCTTTGGGGCCACCTTGACTCCCACTGGCGTCCAGGTACCTCTCGCTGAGGCTCCTGGGGGGCTCTGTCGGGCTCCCTCTCCTCCCTGATGAGCTCTGCGTGGCAACGGCAGTGGGGTCTCCTGGCTCCTCTTCATGCAGGCTCTTATTTTCCCAGACACCAGCCCCATCCTGAGAGCCTGCCCCCGACAATTCTAGTTCCATGATTCCTTTCTCTTCCAGAAACCCTCTGACACCCTCTACTTGCAGttctgctctttcttttccttcttttatttcctctaatTGTACCCCCTCTTCCTCCATTGTGTTTTTATCTCCTTGGTCTGGGTCACCACCCAGCGTCTGCTCCCTGCCATTTTTTTCTGCCCTATCCTCACTGGCAGCACCCTCAGCCTCATAACTACTCAGCGGTCGGTTTCCTGGAACTGCTGGGGTCCCCAAGGTTCTGGAATCAGGTCCCTGGCAGGAGATGCTCAAGGGCAGCTCCATCTTCTCGGAcaccaggctgcagtccacggtgcAGGGTCCGCTGCCCTCCCCTGAGCCTCCAGAGCCACTGCCGACATCCACCCCAGAGGAGGACGTGGGCCTGAAGTCCTCGGTTGCAACGTGGGGCCCGAGGGCTGGCAGGGCCTGGCGCCAGCCAAGCTCCTGGAGGTCCGATTCCAGCTCACTGTTCCTGAGGCCACTCCCTGGCCACAGGGCCTGGAAGGTACTTAGGAGCTGCTGGTACCGAGGGGAGTCTGTGAACCTCACTTTGCTAGCGGGAGACCCAAGATCATCATCATCAAAGAAGTGGAGTCTGGCGAGGCAGGTGATGAGGGCCTGGGCTGAGTGGCTAAGCCTCCTGCCCTCTGAGTGGGACACTTCAGGCAGACTGCTGGGCCGGCCCGGCCGGGACCCCATCAGCGCCTTCATGATCTGTAAGGAGGTGGAGACCCTCCTGGGAAGCACGCGCTGGCCTCTCCCACCGTCCACAGCCACTCCTTTGCTGGTTCCAGCCTCTGGAGGGGTTTCTGACACTCCACCGCAAGGCAGACCCTCTGCTGACTTGGGACTAGCACGGCTAGCCATTGGAAAGACTTCCTCTGGTTCTGCTTCCTCACTGGCTGCCTGTTCCAGGGGCAGTTGTCCGGCCCAAACTGATCCTTCCGGGCCATCTGGGGAATGTTTGCCCACAGGGTCCTCTTGAGGGCCTTCCAGGCCATGCCCGGCCACATCCTCACCCTTGTCCTCCAGCTCGTGTTTCATGGGCTCCTCCGGGATATTGCTCAGCCACGCACGGACCACGGCTTCTGGGGAGGCTCGGGGCAGAGCTCCCAGCAGCTCGCCGCCACCTTCCTCTCGCTCCTCCAGGCCACCTCCGCCTGAGAGCTTCCCCTGGGCCATTCTCTGGAGCTGGGGACCGCTGCGAGGGCTGCCCCTTCTCACAGCTCTGACTACTCTCCCCGAGGCCGCTCCCTGAGAGCCAGGGGGCCGCGGATGCCGCGCATCCAACTTTTCCTCCCCCGCCTtgcccccaccaggctccccatcagCGCTGTGGTCACCCTCGCTGCGGCAGCCTGAAGGATGCCTCTTGCCCGAGGGCCGTGTCCTGGGGGGCGTGGGACAGTACCTGCTGCACACCCAGCAGGCCTTGGAGGAGGGGCCCTGGCCGCCCTGTGGCTGTGGGGCTGGCATCATCCGCATCGTCCCACAGGAGGACCCCCGAGCCAAGGGTGTACCCAGGTGTGAATGGCTGCTGCCCCAGTGtgctcccagcctccctccctcagGCCACCCGGCTGGCAGGACCAAGGGCCAGGAAGGCTGGAATCTGTCACCCCCAGTCTTTTCTCCCAGGCCATCAGCTGGGGCACTGAACAGGCCAGATGTGTCCGAAGGTGTGGGAGCCGGTGAGCACGGCCTGAACTCAGGGCCCGCTTCGGTCTCAGCAGAGGGGGAATCGGGGAGGTAGAAATTGGAAACACAGTCAGAATTGCTCCCAGGGGTAATGGGGATGCTGCTTAGCCCGTGTGTGTCCGGGGAATAACGAGAGGCCGAGAAGGGTGGCCCTGGGTCCCGGGAGGCCTGGTTCCAGGTGCCCTGCGGGCTTTCAGAAAGGCTGGGTGGGGGGCCGTGTGGGTGGGCCCTGTCTCTGCTGGACGGCCGTGGCGTTGGCCGGGACACAGGCGGGTCGAGCGGGCAGTGGATGTCCTTTGGGTTGTGCCGCTGCCTGGGGCGGGCCCTCTGGGCCCCTCGGCTGAGGACAGAAATGCTGGGTGAGGACAGGGCGCTGGCTCTGCTCTCCTGCTTTCCGCTCCTGCCCAGGGCTGAGGCACAGGCAGAAGATGGGGTGTAGCCTCCCGCATCATCCCCAGAACCAGCCGGGCCCCGAGCCGAGCGTGGCCTCACCCTAGACCTATTTCTGGCCTGGGGGTGCCCCACTCCCTGTCCGATCTCCTCTGCCTGTGGGTCCTTGTTCCCTATAGATGAGGGGTTCACAGTGGGGGAACCCGGAACTCCCTGCTGGGTGGCCCCCCGGGAAGTCTTGCTGGGGCGGCCCTGGGACGGCTTGTCCCTTTCGCTGCACTCCTCGTGAGACCCAGCACTTGCGGAGGAGTCAGGAAGAGCATCTGTCAGGCCACCGGTCCTGGGTTTCAGGCAACCATCACGGTCCCTGCGGCCCAGCGCTGCTCCCTCGCCTCTGCCTTCACCAGCCCCCGAGGCCAGATGTGGGCCACAGCTGGCCACAGCATCCTCCAGGGACCCAGAGCAGCAGGAGGAGTTTGGCTCAGAGCCTCCAGGGGGTCTGTCGCTGGAGGCAGGGCTGGCCCTGTCCTtgctccctcttctcctgctggtGACCCTTTGGCTCCTGGGGGCCCTGAAGTGGGAGTTCTGGGTCAGCCCCGACCTCCACCGAGAGGCCGACCACTCTCCCTGGGAGGTGTACAGGGGGTTCATCCAGATCTCGTATCTGGACCCTGGCTGCCGCTGGCCTTGGTCAAAGGCTCCCTCCCCTCCCGCCTCGCAGGGCCCCAGCCCCTGTGCCCTAGGCTCTGAGGGGTCCCCAGAGTGGCCCTTCCACACACAGCCAAGGAGATCCTCCTCCCCAGCGTCGGGGCCCTCCCCACAGGTCACAGTGAGGGTGCTGGCCCCCCCGAGCCTCCTGGACCACAGAAGCGGGTCCTCCCCCAGCAGGTGGAAGCGGACTTTCATCTCTACCGATAGGCTGCCATCCTCATTCACGCTCACGTTCTTCTCGATGTCTTCACCTGCCACCAAGGGGCCGAGCCGGGCAGGAGTGTTCAGAGGGTGCCTGTCGGGAGCAGGGCACATGCAGGCTCGATGTGGGCAGACCGGGGGGTCGCTGAGCCCCGACCTCTCCGACATCAGGGAGAACTGCCGTGACCTGTTCTCCAGCCTGGACCGTGCATGGATCACGCTCTGTTTGGCCTTGGGCCCCCAGCTCCCTGGCGCACAATGACGAgcaagagaaaagagggaaagatcaTGAGCTGACGGTGGGGCTTCAGGGCAGAAGAGTCAAGGTCATGAGCATTTCACAGCCTGTACACACCTCTCTGTACGCTCccatctcagtcgtgtctgactctttacgaccacatggactgtagcccaccaggctccactgtccatgggattctccaggcaaggatactgcataCCCCTGCCACCTCCTGAACCAGCAGTTAGGACAGAAACCACTCTAGAATGAATCTTTGCAGAGTTCCCAGGAGGTGAACCAGTATAGCCCAGTGAGATGAACTTGAAGTCCGAGTTCAATCTCAACcctgccacttcctagctgtgtaagCTTTGGCAAAGCCTCTTTCCTGAACTGTAAAAGTCATAGATCTATCTGGCGGGTTTGTTTTGAGGATGCGAGGCAGTGCATATAAGACTTCCTCAGAGTTGCCGGCACAGAGTAGGTTCTTCATAGACAGTAGAGTGGGCTGTAGAGCATCAGTGCCCTGAGTTAACTTCTAGCCCTCTTCACACCCACCCCCAGGGCAGGAAATAAAATCAGTAGGTTGCTGCATTCACCCCTGATTGTATAACTGTAAGATGCTTTGCAATTACTAGTGGTGATTTATCATTTATCATCTTAACACTCATCAAGTTTTGGGGTTGATAAATGATGGCAAGGAAGGGCCTACACACGTGATAACTAAACTTGCCCCTCagcatgaaaaagacaaaaagaggggGTCACTGGGGATAGAAAGACGTGAccctgagaaagaaggaaagcccTAGTACTTCCTCATTTTATCTCCTGAGCTAACACTTGGCAAAGAGGGAGTGGCTGGCGGAGGCTGAGCCTATGGCCAGCAAAAGAGCAGACTCTCTTGAGTCCAGCTGGCTAGGAGAAGGTTTGCCGAGCTCTGCCCCTCTTTAAGCAACAAGTGAGGCTGAGGGCTCCTCCAGAGGAGTGGCTGGGATTGACAGGTCTCTGTCCAGAACTTGGCATGGGCAATCACAGAAACGATTGTTGACATTCTCTTAATAGCTTTTCACAAAGGGTATTATTTTGCTTATTCACCAAAATTTGCCCATAGTAATTCCAATAATTTTGCTGAAATTTTTCTCTGCACTTGTTGattgtgctttaaattttttttttttttaataacaaagacTACCTCTGGCACATAGACTTTTTGGATGGGTATGTGACTGGCTGCAtagattgatggatggatggatgatctGTGGttatcatttgtttctttggTCTGTTTGATCCCCACTGTTGCCTAAGAGTTGTAACTCTTGAAAGATGCAAATGCCACATATCCATGATTCACTGTGTCCATAATGTCATATGCACTGTGGTccttaataaaagtttattttagatCCTAGAATCTTAGAGCTCAAGGTCTCTTAATTTTGCTCTCTTTAAATACCAGACTCCCCTCTCTCCTATCCCAGTCAACTGTCCGGCTCAGTTAACGCGATGAGAAGGAGGAAGGGGCAAGAGAGACCCCTAGAGAACTGAGATGCCCCATATGTGGGGCCAAAGGCATGTTTCCCAAATTACCTAGAAAGGATATCTGCCCGACCCTCCTGAACCACCATCCAGTGCAAATAAACTGGGCATCCTCCAGACCCAACTCACCACTTTTGTTCCTTGAAGTCTGCCCAGATGAAGGttcacttccttttcttctgataTCTTCCATTGCCAGAGGTCTGAAGGGCTCGAGACCGGCGCACACCAGCACGGAGGGGCTTCGCAGCAGAGCCTTCAGAGAGTCCAGCTGGCAAAGGAGAGTGTGGAGTCAGGAGGCCTGGTCTGCAGGACCCCCTTCCACCCGGCAAAGCACAGCTAGAgagagggatcaaacccatgtctcctgcttggcgggcagattctttaccgctgagcctcctgggaatcCCATATATACACGCACATCCTCTGTCCTGAGTTCCTTCCCAGTCCGGTCCCCACAGAGCACTGCGCAGAGTTCCTGGGCTGAGCAGCAGGTCCTCACTGTTACTACTTTATACCCAGTATCAGCGGGGTctgacggcttccctggtggctcagagggtaaagaatctgcctgcaatgcaggagacctgagtttgatacctggattgggcagataccctggaggaggaaatggcaactcactccagtattcttgccccttggacagaggagcctggcgggcgacagtccatggggtcacaaagagtcagacacgactgagcaactaacacacacacacatatcaattGTGTCAGTGCCTCTTTTAAAGGAATAACTGCCGGGTTCCATCTAAGTGTTTCGAGCTGAGATCCGGACAACTTTTTAAGGAAACGGTATCCTGGACAGCCTACCCTTTTCCCACTGGCCGTATACACATGCTTCACGGGAAAGCGCAGTAGGTCCGACGCCTTGCTGAGAAAGGCCATCAGGCTCCTGGTGTTTCTGTGGCTGAGCACCACAGTCTGCTGGAGCCGAGGGTCCCCATTCTTAACCAGCGTGATCCTCCTCGAGGCTTTGAGACCTTTGCAGGTAGAGGCTGTTCCCGGTGCCTCGAATTCCCTCAACTGCCGAGCGGAATGGCTTCTCCCCCGGGGCTGGCCCAGCCCGCCGGGGGTTCTGGGGGGCTTCTTATCGGAGCAGAGATAGCAGCCACCATCCTGCAGCTGCTCCAGAGCACTGAGGCCGTGCAGGCCCCGGGGTGTGGTGACCGACCGCACCCCAAAGGAGAGCGGTACCCGCTGAGAGAGCTCGTCCATCAGGGCCCCAAAGCTCCTGAAGGCGCGCTGGTGAACGGCCAGGCGGACCCCAGCAAACCGGGGATCCCCTTGCTTGAGGAAGGTTATCTTCTTGGCCGGTGTGACCTGGGTGACAGAGGGGGTCCGGGCCACAGAAGGCAGGAGGCACTCGCGGTGGCCAGGGCCAGGGGCGTCCCTCGGAGTGCTGTTCATGGTGGGGAGGGCCAGGCAGCTGAAAGGGATCGAAGAAAGAGGAAAGTCAGAGAGCAATCCGAGGGTCTGTGCGTCTCCTCCTGGCGTTGGCACAGAGGtgctcccttcccaccccaaTCTGCTCCACCCCGTCTTGTAGGGCTTAGTTCATTCTGGTGAGTAGCTACTactgctcaggcatgtccgactctttacggccccagggactgtagcccaccaggctcctctgtccatgggatttcccaggtaagaatactggagtggattaccttctccaggggatcttcctgacccaaggatcgaacccatgtctctcgcatttcctgcattgcaagcgaattctttaccactgagccactcagaAAGCCCTTTGATGAGTAGAAGGAAGAGCAAAGGTTTGGCATCAGAAGATATGAGTTAAAATCCCATCCCCCAACCTTCCACTTCTGGCCTGTGTGACCCAAGAGGTTGAAGACTAGTCCTCATTTTGGTAAAATGCAGCCGTATTCATCTGCCCAACACAATTCAATGGATTTACGAATACAAAGCAAGCATCAGTAGCCCAAAGGCATAGGGCACAAAACCTATAAGCCTCAGGGC is a genomic window of Cervus canadensis isolate Bull #8, Minnesota chromosome 14, ASM1932006v1, whole genome shotgun sequence containing:
- the RP1L1 gene encoding retinitis pigmentosa 1-like 1 protein, with the translated sequence MNSTPRDAPGPGHRECLLPSVARTPSVTQVTPAKKITFLKQGDPRFAGVRLAVHQRAFRSFGALMDELSQRVPLSFGVRSVTTPRGLHGLSALEQLQDGGCYLCSDKKPPRTPGGLGQPRGRSHSARQLREFEAPGTASTCKGLKASRRITLVKNGDPRLQQTVVLSHRNTRSLMAFLSKASDLLRFPVKHVYTASGKRLDSLKALLRSPSVLVCAGLEPFRPLAMEDIRRKGSEPSSGQTSRNKSGSWGPKAKQSVIHARSRLENRSRQFSLMSERSGLSDPPVCPHRACMCPAPDRHPLNTPARLGPLVAGEDIEKNVSVNEDGSLSVEMKVRFHLLGEDPLLWSRRLGGASTLTVTCGEGPDAGEEDLLGCVWKGHSGDPSEPRAQGLGPCEAGGEGAFDQGQRQPGSRYEIWMNPLYTSQGEWSASRWRSGLTQNSHFRAPRSQRVTSRRRGSKDRASPASSDRPPGGSEPNSSCCSGSLEDAVASCGPHLASGAGEGRGEGAALGRRDRDGCLKPRTGGLTDALPDSSASAGSHEECSERDKPSQGRPSKTSRGATQQGVPGSPTVNPSSIGNKDPQAEEIGQGVGHPQARNRSRVRPRSARGPAGSGDDAGGYTPSSACASALGRSGKQESRASALSSPSISVLSRGAQRARPRQRHNPKDIHCPLDPPVSRPTPRPSSRDRAHPHGPPPSLSESPQGTWNQASRDPGPPFSASRYSPDTHGLSSIPITPGSNSDCVSNFYLPDSPSAETEAGPEFRPCSPAPTPSDTSGLFSAPADGLGEKTGGDRFQPSWPLVLPAGWPEGGRLGAHWGSSHSHLGTPLARGSSCGTMRMMPAPQPQGGQGPSSKACWVCSRYCPTPPRTRPSGKRHPSGCRSEGDHSADGEPGGGKAGEEKLDARHPRPPGSQGAASGRVVRAVRRGSPRSGPQLQRMAQGKLSGGGGLEEREEGGGELLGALPRASPEAVVRAWLSNIPEEPMKHELEDKGEDVAGHGLEGPQEDPVGKHSPDGPEGSVWAGQLPLEQAASEEAEPEEVFPMASRASPKSAEGLPCGGVSETPPEAGTSKGVAVDGGRGQRVLPRRVSTSLQIMKALMGSRPGRPSSLPEVSHSEGRRLSHSAQALITCLARLHFFDDDDLGSPASKVRFTDSPRYQQLLSTFQALWPGSGLRNSELESDLQELGWRQALPALGPHVATEDFRPTSSSGVDVGSGSGGSGEGSGPCTVDCSLVSEKMELPLSISCQGPDSRTLGTPAVPGNRPLSSYEAEGAASEDRAEKNGREQTLGGDPDQGDKNTMEEEGVQLEEIKEGKERAELQVEGVRGFLEEKGIMELELSGAGSQDGAGVWENKSLHEEEPGDPTAVATQSSSGRRGSPTEPPRSLSERYLDASGSQGGPKAEPPLEKLLGAAETGCGQTLDKLTQGAGEMGTCKARRGSLISDPMWVSKLLKKMEKTFMDHLAAATAELCTRWGLQGDPLLDQMVAELQRDMSQRLQDSVEKELLKVQSWAGGAGAGPPREALRWEASLQTEQRRRRLQALRNLSPFSEQTRGRGPPSFSLEDLPVFRGALGSQLGVEAKGEEFCPCEACVRKKMVPAPPVDVVGSASAPIRKAFDLQHILQKKKGGCADGETAEVATAVEREAEPLHRDPSRTGTVRGADGDPEPGSGQGPGAEEGDTWGTEEEAGAQEKEGQTEPCVGRNPWEGLGRGEQGLGGEEGDLEAGCGAEDTGEAHALGGGGLGAGGQEAGAGTTEAWEAAREKGSETGGGYGGDEEGGPQVGLGHGQSPSYTPRRLHGKAWLPPRPRLKPVDRAQVSGWRACLPSRVPQACPRACTVISGASGSLAKSLHQG